The Podospora pseudocomata strain CBS 415.72m chromosome 3, whole genome shotgun sequence genome window below encodes:
- a CDS encoding hypothetical protein (EggNog:ENOG503PG3P): MTATNTHTPTLSVITRVPIPARVDPKAVLASLHAYEPLIKANPYVAHFEQRHLDVSEVVDDPLFLESGTKLQAFIVVDRVPVIPGLGAWGTKEVGIPCVMQSFDHGVRVRANAQAGVVVRSSYEVRRRGEVQDGPDLLLGPGDEGEWELVEIAGIDCNFFVKHFVRSRFSSAHQEILQRVVDGVARKTDAAAAGVNTGPAVADAGTPAEALPVVSSPFPAPTTF; encoded by the coding sequence ATGACAGCCACAAACACCCACACACCAACCCTCTCAGTCATAACACGCGTCCCTATCCCCGCCAGGGTTGATCCCAAGGCCGTCCTCGCAAGCCTCCACGCCTACGAGCCCCTCATCAAAGCCAACCCCTACGTTGCCCACTTTGAGCAGCGGCACCTCGATGTCTCGGAAGTCGTAGATGATCCCCTGTTTCTCGAATCTGGCACCAAGCTGCAGGCCTTTATAGTGGTGGACCGGGTCCCTGTCATTCCTGGTCTCGGCGCCTGGGGCACCAAGGAGGTGGGCATCCCGTGTGTAATGCAGAGCTTTGACCATGGCGTCCGGGTTCGAGCCAATGCCCAGGCAGgcgtggtggtgaggagcaGTTACGAAgtcaggaggaggggggaggtgcaAGACGGCCCAGACTTGTTGCTTGGGCCTGGTGACGAAGGAGagtgggagctggtggaaaTTGCGGGAATCGACTGCAACTTTTTCGTCAAACACTTTGTCAGATCCAGGTTTTCGAGTGCGCATCAGGAAATCCTGCAGAGGGTCGTGGATGGCGTCGCCAGGAAAACTgatgctgccgctgctggggTTAACACTGGTCCTGCTGTCGCAGATGCTGGGACGCCG